One Salinimonas marina DNA segment encodes these proteins:
- a CDS encoding acyl-CoA thioesterase, which translates to MPAGLYPGQAGALCLSSQCQYIAHAVFPEAIAVGLRVIKMGRSSVTYGLSVYAGETQRRVAHGQFVHVFIERSTQQVVPVPSAFKQALQQLMDDMG; encoded by the coding sequence ATGCCAGCTGGACTATACCCAGGCCAGGCTGGTGCCCTTTGTCTCAGTTCGCAATGTCAGTATATCGCCCACGCGGTATTTCCTGAAGCCATTGCCGTGGGCTTGCGAGTGATAAAAATGGGGCGTAGCTCGGTAACCTATGGCCTGTCGGTGTATGCGGGTGAGACTCAGCGGCGTGTGGCGCATGGTCAGTTTGTGCATGTATTTATTGAACGCAGCACCCAGCAGGTGGTGCCCGTGCCCTCGGCGTTTAAACAGGCATTACAACAACTAATGGATGATATGGGATGA
- a CDS encoding DUF6702 family protein, which translates to MTIKPMGRMLKQWGLVALLYSISVSLQAHQIKAAITTVLFNPRTENIEVMHRFNLHDAEHAVKALFDKQADILDDKTTQQQFADYVSERFTLLNRQEQPLGLKIIGYETQGKFFWVYQETEQPPALTGLKIQHDALRDLWPSQVNTLNVEGVGDVKTLTFDGNATLLEVGFNSAHH; encoded by the coding sequence ATGACAATTAAGCCTATGGGTCGTATGTTAAAACAATGGGGCCTGGTGGCCCTGTTGTACAGCATCAGTGTCTCATTGCAGGCGCACCAGATAAAAGCGGCTATCACTACGGTACTGTTCAATCCAAGAACGGAAAATATCGAGGTGATGCATCGCTTTAATCTGCATGATGCCGAGCACGCGGTAAAAGCGTTATTTGACAAGCAGGCTGATATTCTTGATGACAAGACCACCCAGCAGCAATTTGCAGATTATGTGAGTGAGCGTTTTACCCTGCTTAACCGCCAGGAACAACCGCTGGGGCTGAAAATCATTGGGTATGAAACTCAGGGTAAGTTTTTCTGGGTGTATCAGGAGACCGAACAGCCACCGGCCTTGACCGGCTTGAAAATTCAGCATGATGCCTTACGCGATTTATGGCCATCACAAGTGAATACCCTTAATGTGGAAGGGGTAGGCGATGTTAAAACCCTGACGTTTGATGGCAATGCCACCTTGCTGGAAGTAGGCTTTAACTCGGCTCACCATTAA
- a CDS encoding translocation/assembly module TamB domain-containing protein — protein sequence MLIKDFSFRNIELIQGQSRQQVKHITFAQAGIEESQVTLDNLKVEHETGQLRLDSQATLKANFPLSLSGRAAFAISDGISEEIKLQADGALDDLTLALTASGAYNANLRLSVNILKDSLPVQLKATWPQQTLPGDQPLTLQAGQLNGSGTMGAYQISASAGATVPQLGPVPVTADIQLNKNTISVNQLTTRLLEGSVANTGTLYLNETLSWSGTTTIQNISTTSLSPWGPTQLQGQFTSLMQLTPKGIEASISELTLTGTQDEAAFSLAGSAVYSQANELVVSSLRLEQGENYANIAGQMLKNRYLKGTVQVDFPTLSSLYPAIDGAIEADIDVAGNWQDPAANGSISLHNVRISPQLNAAAAGQGDINGTIALTGALSEHYFKTRITTAEHSIKLDLNGGWADERWKGQITDSELALATTRWQLQQPFTLAVRPAPFSTKVTGHCWRSRKEGQLCLNSLLYKNDVARWDLKADALPLGLWAREAAGDFIASEVDASLTLTSTGKMPKGGEPEGRFDFTISPATWPLGKNGQVPIEIDEVTANGTLSNGELVAEAEFASKQLGNLQANVTTAPFVETPELQGQVSVQGISIAPLKPVSPAIRELTGLINGHMTISGDLAAPRIQGQMKLTNGNIDIEDTPPESVTGPKRWTLMAVMSALRETLSSAVARAVWMGKLISKIPVPPKSL from the coding sequence GTGCTTATTAAAGACTTCAGCTTTCGCAATATAGAGCTGATTCAGGGGCAAAGTCGACAGCAGGTTAAACATATCACCTTTGCGCAAGCCGGCATCGAGGAGTCCCAGGTTACTCTGGATAACTTAAAGGTTGAGCATGAGACAGGCCAGCTCAGACTGGACTCCCAGGCCACCCTGAAGGCTAACTTTCCGCTGTCCTTGTCAGGACGGGCCGCATTTGCCATCAGCGACGGGATTAGCGAAGAGATCAAGTTGCAGGCCGATGGCGCGCTGGATGATTTGACCCTGGCACTTACCGCCAGCGGTGCGTATAACGCAAACCTGCGGTTATCCGTTAATATTCTCAAAGATTCCTTACCGGTTCAGCTCAAAGCCACCTGGCCCCAGCAAACTCTGCCGGGCGATCAGCCGTTAACCCTTCAGGCAGGGCAGTTGAATGGCAGCGGCACCATGGGCGCCTATCAAATCAGCGCCTCGGCAGGCGCCACGGTGCCCCAACTTGGCCCGGTCCCGGTTACTGCGGACATTCAGCTCAACAAAAATACCATAAGCGTAAACCAGCTAACCACCAGGTTACTGGAAGGGTCGGTGGCCAATACCGGCACCTTGTATCTTAACGAGACGCTAAGCTGGTCGGGCACCACCACCATTCAAAATATTTCTACCACCAGTTTATCGCCCTGGGGGCCTACCCAGCTTCAGGGGCAGTTTACCAGCCTGATGCAGCTCACCCCCAAAGGCATTGAAGCCAGTATTTCCGAATTAACCCTCACCGGCACCCAGGATGAGGCGGCGTTTTCACTGGCAGGCTCGGCGGTGTATTCCCAGGCTAACGAACTGGTGGTCAGCAGTCTACGACTTGAGCAGGGGGAAAACTACGCCAATATCGCGGGCCAGATGCTGAAAAACCGTTATCTGAAAGGCACTGTGCAGGTGGATTTCCCCACGCTGTCCAGCCTTTATCCTGCCATTGATGGCGCCATTGAGGCGGACATCGATGTGGCGGGTAACTGGCAGGATCCGGCGGCAAATGGCAGTATTTCACTACACAATGTGCGCATTTCCCCCCAGCTGAATGCAGCAGCGGCGGGTCAGGGGGATATCAACGGCACCATCGCGCTAACCGGGGCACTGTCTGAGCATTATTTTAAGACCCGGATCACCACCGCCGAACACAGTATTAAGCTGGATTTAAATGGCGGCTGGGCCGATGAGCGCTGGAAAGGCCAGATCACCGACAGCGAGCTGGCGCTGGCGACCACCCGCTGGCAATTGCAACAACCCTTCACACTGGCCGTACGTCCGGCCCCTTTCAGTACCAAGGTTACCGGCCACTGCTGGCGTTCGCGTAAAGAAGGTCAGCTGTGCCTCAACAGTTTGTTGTATAAAAATGATGTGGCACGCTGGGACCTGAAGGCTGACGCACTTCCTTTGGGTCTTTGGGCCCGTGAAGCCGCCGGCGATTTTATCGCCTCAGAAGTAGATGCTTCTTTAACCTTAACCAGCACCGGTAAGATGCCTAAAGGGGGCGAGCCTGAAGGCAGATTTGATTTTACTATTTCTCCGGCCACCTGGCCGCTGGGCAAAAATGGTCAGGTGCCAATCGAAATTGATGAGGTTACCGCCAACGGCACATTAAGCAACGGAGAACTGGTGGCCGAAGCCGAGTTTGCCAGCAAGCAACTGGGGAATTTACAGGCCAATGTGACCACCGCTCCCTTTGTCGAAACCCCCGAGCTGCAAGGACAGGTGTCGGTACAGGGCATCAGTATTGCGCCTTTAAAGCCGGTGTCGCCGGCTATTCGGGAGCTCACCGGGCTGATTAACGGCCACATGACTATCAGCGGGGACTTAGCCGCCCCCCGTATTCAGGGCCAGATGAAACTGACCAACGGCAATATTGATATTGAAGATACCCCGCCCGAATCAGTGACTGGTCCCAAACGCTGGACTTTGATGGCAGTGATGTCAGCTTTGAGGGAGACTTTAAGCTCGGCGGTGGCCAGGGCAGTATGGATGGGGAAGTTAATTTCGAAGATCCCAGTGCCCCCGAAATCACTCTGA
- a CDS encoding DUF3014 domain-containing protein: MSEDTEKRTVAPHIVLAVIIVIVILAVVFWPSDDDKPTPAETQPTTEEQAPAPVPEEDNFEPEPAPAPVDIDPDREVEPMEPQPEQAEPDPLDSSDDGIRTSLGTITEDPQVNSLLVDEGLLQRFVVSVNNLANDEMATQQPLKAPEQDFRVYSQAGKQWIDAASYKRYTPYVQMIESMENEALLDLYQQYKPQIQQKFAEIGSPDKPFDEVAISAINQLLDTPEVPVPVEVYSDSVAYKYADPQLENLSEPQKQLLRTGPDNMRRIKAKLREIKAMLEDNGS; encoded by the coding sequence ATGAGTGAAGATACCGAAAAGCGTACAGTGGCACCGCATATTGTGCTGGCTGTCATCATTGTTATTGTGATTCTGGCAGTGGTGTTCTGGCCTTCTGACGATGATAAGCCGACGCCGGCCGAAACCCAGCCCACCACCGAGGAACAGGCGCCTGCGCCCGTACCTGAAGAAGATAACTTTGAACCAGAGCCCGCGCCGGCCCCCGTGGATATTGACCCGGATCGTGAAGTGGAGCCGATGGAGCCACAACCAGAGCAAGCAGAGCCCGACCCCCTGGACAGCAGCGATGACGGGATCCGCACCTCATTAGGCACGATTACCGAGGACCCGCAGGTTAATAGCTTGCTGGTTGATGAAGGGTTACTGCAACGCTTTGTGGTGTCGGTAAACAATCTGGCCAACGATGAAATGGCTACCCAACAGCCACTGAAAGCCCCTGAGCAGGACTTCAGAGTGTACTCGCAAGCCGGTAAGCAATGGATTGATGCCGCCAGCTACAAACGCTACACACCCTATGTACAAATGATTGAGTCGATGGAAAATGAGGCGCTGCTGGACTTGTACCAGCAATACAAACCTCAGATACAACAAAAGTTTGCTGAAATTGGTAGTCCTGATAAGCCCTTCGACGAAGTGGCGATTTCAGCCATCAATCAGTTACTGGACACGCCGGAAGTACCGGTGCCGGTGGAAGTATACAGCGACTCAGTGGCGTACAAATATGCCGACCCGCAACTGGAAAATCTTAGTGAGCCACAAAAGCAATTGCTACGCACCGGCCCGGATAATATGCGTCGGATAAAGGCCAAGCTTCGCGAAATCAAAGCGATGCTGGAAGACAATGGATCTTAG
- the proB gene encoding glutamate 5-kinase yields the protein MTQLFSWQRAVLKVGSALIAPDGLQCSARYLLTIAHFITASRAAGKEIIIVSSGSVAAGKSQVPVTHCPTIAEKQAMAAIGQMQMMANWQRFFDIPCAQVLVTAADLQHRQRYVNIQATLRELLAHGALPVVNENDTVAVDELKVGDNDNLAAHTAMVAQADTLIICSDIDGLFTADPRRHADATLIETVSHIDASVYALAGGPGSAVGTGGMLTKLQAAHKCMDSGIQGLIVNGKNPAVFEQLLTGRVNGTHFIPSHSPARARCAWLTHTLRTRGTLHIDTGASQALMTRQTSLLPAGVVAVTGSFGAGDAVAIQCHGVTIAKGLVQYDSKDLLTIKGLHSCQIASALGYYQGDEVVHRDNLVRLNDGGQPT from the coding sequence GTGACACAACTATTTTCATGGCAACGGGCGGTACTAAAGGTTGGCAGCGCCCTGATTGCGCCCGATGGCTTACAATGCAGTGCCCGTTATCTGTTGACCATTGCCCATTTTATTACCGCCAGTCGTGCGGCCGGCAAAGAAATCATTATTGTTTCCTCCGGCAGTGTCGCCGCGGGGAAAAGCCAGGTGCCGGTAACCCATTGCCCTACCATCGCCGAAAAACAGGCGATGGCGGCCATCGGCCAGATGCAGATGATGGCCAACTGGCAGCGTTTTTTTGATATTCCCTGCGCCCAGGTGTTGGTAACCGCGGCTGATCTTCAGCATCGGCAGCGTTATGTAAATATTCAGGCCACCCTGCGTGAATTACTGGCGCACGGGGCGCTGCCGGTTGTAAATGAAAATGATACGGTGGCGGTGGATGAGCTGAAAGTGGGTGACAACGATAATCTGGCGGCCCATACCGCGATGGTCGCGCAGGCCGATACCCTGATTATCTGTTCGGACATTGACGGCTTGTTTACGGCCGATCCTCGCCGCCATGCTGATGCTACGCTTATCGAGACAGTGAGTCATATTGATGCCTCTGTGTATGCCTTAGCCGGCGGGCCGGGGTCTGCGGTGGGTACCGGTGGCATGCTGACCAAACTACAGGCAGCACACAAGTGCATGGACAGTGGCATTCAAGGCCTGATTGTAAACGGCAAAAATCCCGCCGTGTTCGAGCAGCTGCTAACCGGTCGGGTAAACGGCACCCATTTTATCCCCTCACACAGCCCGGCCCGGGCCCGCTGCGCCTGGTTAACCCACACGCTCAGAACCCGGGGCACCTTACACATAGATACCGGGGCATCGCAGGCACTGATGACCAGACAAACCTCATTATTGCCAGCCGGTGTGGTGGCGGTAACCGGTAGCTTTGGTGCCGGAGATGCGGTCGCGATTCAGTGCCACGGGGTGACTATTGCAAAAGGATTAGTACAATACGATAGTAAAGACTTACTAACAATAAAGGGTCTGCATAGCTGCCAGATTGCTTCGGCGTTGGGGTATTATCAGGGTGATGAGGTGGTGCATCGTGACAACCTGGTGCGGCTTAATGACGGTGGCCAGCCAACTTAA
- a CDS encoding four-helix bundle copper-binding protein, protein MVDFLVQFAGLTGYQRFECGDACFECLQMCRLLVIVSRDCGMAGRGCKG, encoded by the coding sequence ATTGTTGATTTTCTGGTTCAGTTCGCAGGCCTGACTGGTTACCAGCGCTTCGAGTGTGGCGACGCGTGCTTCGAGTGCCTGCAGATGTGCCGCTTGTTGGTGATTGTTAGCCGGGACTGTGGCATGGCCGGACGCGGGTGCAAAGGTTGA
- a CDS encoding acyl-CoA thioesterase family protein — MTDFAPSLADYPYRVTLDTRPQDCVALGNINNVVFYSFFDSAVNQFLVEQCQLDYTQARLVPFVSVRNVSISPTRYFLKPLPWACE; from the coding sequence ATGACCGATTTTGCGCCTTCTTTAGCCGACTATCCTTATCGGGTAACCTTAGACACCCGGCCCCAGGATTGCGTTGCGCTGGGCAATATCAATAATGTGGTGTTTTACAGTTTTTTCGATTCTGCGGTAAATCAGTTTTTGGTGGAACAATGCCAGCTGGACTATACCCAGGCCAGGCTGGTGCCCTTTGTCTCAGTTCGCAATGTCAGTATATCGCCCACGCGGTATTTCCTGAAGCCATTGCCGTGGGCTTGCGAGTGA
- a CDS encoding M1 family metallopeptidase, translated as MSKRQNRLLWLVSAFSMMMHLPVAASSAIQQTKGDFEDKFRQLDTALPTPNVYRNAAGEPGHQYWQQQVDYVIDVKLDEDKRRIEASERITYKNNSPDTLKYLWVQLDQNKFRDDSMSALSTSFGGIGNRGPATQAASGSKPAKLSMGALRRQQFVEDNELGYQINKVATASGTKLDYVIVGTLMRIDLDQPLKPGASTKFDIDFAFNIVEEDAVSARAGYEHFPDDAREGGNDIFLLAQWFPRLAAYTDYEAWTNKEFIGRGEFTLEFGDYDVNITVPADHIVSSTGTLQNAGEVLTQTQRDRLEKAKDAERIVFVVTAEEALENEKEGTSKTKTWRFEADNVRDFAWASSRKFMWDARGVKQDSKDTPHVMAMSFYPKEGGDLWKKYSTESVIHTIEVYNRFTFNYPYPVAQSVNGPVGGMEYPMISFNGPRTELQDDGSRTYSLAEKRFLIGVVIHEVGHNYFPMIVNSDERQWTWMDEGLNSFLDGIAGREWDPNIPWGVEPRDITGYMKGSSQVPIMTQSDSVLHLGPNAYTKPAAALNILRETILGRELFDFAFREYTRRWMFKRPTPADFFRTMEEASGVDLDWFWRGWFYSTDHVDIALDRVYKLRLDTEDPDIDLKRQRDAEMEKPLSLTVERNEQEGRQLWVERFEDIRDFYDDNDQYTPTNKDRNSYQSFLKKLEPWERKAFERAVREDKNYYVLEFSNVGGLVMPILLELEFADGTKQNMRIPAEIWRRTPKQVSKLVVTDKNKELVSVAVDPRWETADVDVENNYYPRRIIPSRIEAYKRKKSTSRVSKDLMQESKTELKSESDDSDDDN; from the coding sequence ATGTCCAAACGACAAAACCGACTGCTCTGGCTGGTTTCTGCATTCTCAATGATGATGCATTTACCTGTCGCCGCCAGTTCAGCGATACAGCAAACCAAAGGTGATTTTGAAGATAAATTCCGACAACTGGATACTGCGCTACCCACTCCAAATGTCTATCGTAACGCGGCCGGGGAGCCGGGCCATCAGTACTGGCAGCAACAAGTAGACTACGTCATTGATGTGAAACTGGACGAAGACAAGCGTCGCATAGAAGCATCAGAGCGCATCACCTACAAGAATAATTCTCCTGACACCTTAAAGTATTTATGGGTGCAGCTGGATCAAAATAAGTTTCGCGATGACTCGATGTCAGCACTGTCCACCAGCTTTGGTGGTATTGGTAACCGCGGGCCAGCGACCCAGGCAGCCAGCGGCAGTAAGCCGGCCAAACTCAGCATGGGCGCGCTGCGTCGTCAGCAGTTTGTTGAAGATAACGAGCTGGGCTATCAAATCAATAAAGTTGCTACTGCCAGTGGCACCAAGCTGGACTATGTCATTGTCGGCACGCTGATGCGTATTGATCTGGATCAGCCACTAAAACCTGGTGCGTCTACCAAATTCGACATCGATTTTGCCTTTAATATTGTGGAAGAAGATGCCGTAAGCGCCCGTGCCGGGTACGAGCATTTCCCCGATGACGCCCGTGAAGGCGGCAATGATATCTTTTTGCTGGCCCAATGGTTCCCCCGTTTGGCGGCATACACCGATTATGAAGCCTGGACCAACAAAGAGTTTATTGGTCGCGGTGAATTTACCCTGGAGTTTGGTGATTATGATGTCAATATCACCGTGCCGGCAGACCATATTGTGTCATCCACCGGGACCTTACAAAATGCCGGGGAAGTGCTGACGCAAACGCAGCGCGATCGCCTTGAAAAAGCCAAAGACGCAGAGCGCATCGTGTTTGTGGTAACGGCTGAAGAAGCTCTCGAAAACGAAAAAGAAGGGACTTCCAAAACCAAGACCTGGCGTTTCGAGGCCGATAACGTGCGTGATTTTGCCTGGGCTTCCTCGCGTAAATTCATGTGGGATGCCAGAGGGGTCAAGCAAGATAGCAAAGACACCCCGCATGTGATGGCCATGTCGTTTTACCCCAAAGAAGGCGGCGACCTGTGGAAAAAATACTCCACCGAAAGTGTCATTCATACCATTGAGGTCTACAACCGCTTCACCTTTAACTACCCATACCCGGTGGCCCAGTCGGTAAACGGTCCGGTGGGCGGCATGGAGTATCCAATGATCTCCTTCAACGGCCCGCGTACCGAATTGCAGGATGATGGTTCACGGACATATTCGTTAGCAGAAAAGCGCTTTCTGATTGGGGTGGTGATTCATGAAGTAGGGCACAACTACTTTCCGATGATAGTGAACTCTGATGAACGTCAGTGGACCTGGATGGATGAAGGCCTGAACAGCTTTCTGGACGGCATTGCCGGCCGCGAGTGGGATCCGAACATTCCATGGGGCGTGGAGCCACGGGATATCACCGGTTACATGAAAGGCTCGTCACAGGTGCCGATTATGACGCAATCGGACTCGGTATTGCACCTGGGCCCGAATGCTTATACCAAGCCTGCGGCGGCACTGAACATTTTGCGGGAAACCATTCTTGGCCGTGAGCTGTTTGATTTTGCGTTTAGAGAGTATACGCGTCGCTGGATGTTTAAACGTCCTACGCCAGCTGATTTTTTCCGGACGATGGAAGAAGCCTCAGGGGTTGACCTGGACTGGTTCTGGCGTGGCTGGTTTTACTCTACCGATCACGTAGATATTGCCCTGGACCGGGTGTATAAGCTGCGGCTGGATACCGAAGATCCGGATATTGACCTGAAGCGTCAGCGCGATGCCGAGATGGAAAAACCCCTGTCCCTGACCGTTGAGCGCAACGAGCAGGAAGGACGTCAACTTTGGGTTGAACGGTTTGAGGACATTCGTGATTTTTACGATGACAACGACCAGTACACCCCAACCAACAAAGACCGTAACAGTTACCAGAGCTTTTTGAAAAAACTAGAGCCTTGGGAACGCAAGGCCTTTGAGCGGGCGGTACGTGAAGATAAGAACTACTACGTGCTGGAATTTTCCAATGTGGGTGGCCTGGTTATGCCAATCCTGCTGGAACTGGAATTTGCCGATGGTACCAAGCAAAATATGCGCATCCCTGCTGAAATCTGGCGTCGTACACCCAAACAGGTTTCAAAACTGGTGGTGACCGACAAAAATAAAGAGCTGGTGAGTGTGGCGGTAGACCCACGCTGGGAAACTGCCGATGTGGATGTAGAAAACAACTACTACCCGCGCCGGATTATTCCTTCGCGTATTGAAGCTTACAAGCGTAAGAAAAGCACTAGCCGGGTTTCCAAAGACCTGATGCAGGAAAGCAAAACTGAGCTGAAGAGCGAAAGTGATGACTCGGACGATGACAATTAA
- a CDS encoding translocation/assembly module TamB domain-containing protein — MDGEVNFEDPSAPEITLNLQGDQLEVQQREIVVRVSPDIQASVKPGDIKITGDIAVPWARIKIEELPASAVAPSKDVHLRGEPPSEDPLDIVNAKIDVLIDQDRVGEVKLEAFGLTANLAGELQVASQPAPVGYGSLQIMQGRFQAYGQDLIIQTGEVQFNGPIDQPLLLVEAIRDPDKTDDGVVAGIRIDGAADNPNISIFTNPPMEQGNALGYLLTGSAPGSGTGNPDYASLLLGLGLSNTNKIQGELGQAIGIDDFSIGTTSGAAGSDTKLSLSGRLNERLTVQYNFDVGLGGGDTTSETVRRRSAPPDLALRYQWLPQFYIEAIQTTIEEQTEFAVDFYYQFFLGEAPPENRPASDKVAPESEPESEPDDD, encoded by the coding sequence ATGGATGGGGAAGTTAATTTCGAAGATCCCAGTGCCCCCGAAATCACTCTGAATCTTCAGGGCGATCAACTGGAAGTCCAGCAACGTGAGATTGTGGTCCGGGTGTCTCCGGATATTCAGGCCTCGGTTAAACCCGGTGACATCAAAATTACCGGCGACATTGCCGTGCCCTGGGCGCGAATTAAAATTGAAGAGCTGCCCGCCAGTGCGGTAGCACCGTCCAAAGATGTGCATTTGCGCGGCGAGCCGCCCTCAGAAGACCCGCTGGATATCGTCAATGCTAAAATCGATGTTCTGATAGACCAGGACCGGGTAGGTGAAGTAAAACTTGAAGCCTTTGGTCTGACAGCAAACCTTGCCGGGGAGCTGCAGGTGGCCAGTCAGCCGGCACCGGTGGGTTACGGCTCGCTGCAGATTATGCAGGGTCGGTTTCAGGCCTATGGGCAGGACCTGATCATCCAGACCGGTGAGGTGCAGTTTAACGGCCCGATAGATCAACCGCTGCTGCTGGTGGAAGCCATCCGTGATCCTGATAAAACCGACGATGGGGTGGTGGCAGGGATCCGCATTGATGGCGCTGCCGACAATCCGAACATCAGTATCTTCACCAATCCGCCGATGGAGCAGGGCAATGCGCTGGGTTATCTGCTGACCGGCAGTGCGCCGGGGTCGGGCACCGGCAATCCCGATTATGCTTCGCTGTTATTGGGTCTGGGATTATCCAATACCAACAAAATCCAGGGTGAACTGGGGCAGGCTATCGGTATCGATGACTTTTCTATTGGCACCACTTCGGGTGCGGCCGGCAGCGACACGAAGCTATCCCTCAGTGGTCGGCTGAACGAACGATTAACGGTACAGTATAATTTTGATGTAGGACTAGGCGGTGGTGACACCACCTCCGAAACCGTTCGCCGTCGTTCCGCGCCGCCGGATTTGGCCCTACGCTATCAGTGGTTGCCTCAGTTTTACATTGAAGCCATTCAAACCACCATCGAAGAGCAGACCGAGTTCGCGGTAGATTTTTATTATCAGTTTTTTCTGGGTGAAGCCCCCCCCGAAAACCGGCCTGCCAGCGACAAAGTAGCCCCCGAGTCAGAGCCCGAATCAGAGCCCGACGATGACTAG
- a CDS encoding RNA polymerase sigma factor — protein MSNTFEQIAKEYGPILTRVASSYEADPTLCEELTQEIVLAVWQSLARFAGNSSLKTYILKVAHNRAVTHVSKAVRCPLTEPISEQYCPGAAASQPEQQLEQTQQRQRLLVAVRALPIQSRQVLTLSLEGLGYTDIAQICGLTTSNVGVILNRAKAALQQELTS, from the coding sequence TTGAGCAACACATTTGAACAGATAGCCAAGGAGTATGGGCCGATACTGACCCGGGTAGCCAGTAGTTATGAGGCCGACCCGACGTTGTGCGAAGAGCTGACCCAGGAAATCGTATTGGCGGTCTGGCAAAGTCTGGCCCGGTTTGCCGGTAACAGCAGCCTGAAAACCTATATATTAAAGGTGGCGCATAATCGGGCGGTTACCCATGTCTCAAAGGCCGTTCGGTGCCCCCTGACGGAGCCGATTAGTGAGCAGTATTGCCCCGGCGCTGCTGCTAGTCAGCCAGAACAACAACTGGAACAAACGCAACAGCGCCAGCGTTTGCTGGTGGCCGTGCGGGCGCTGCCGATACAGTCCAGACAAGTGCTGACCTTGTCCCTGGAAGGTCTCGGCTATACGGATATTGCTCAGATATGTGGCCTGACCACCTCAAACGTCGGCGTCATTCTGAACCGAGCCAAAGCAGCATTGCAACAGGAGTTAACCTCGTGA
- a CDS encoding DUF6482 family protein yields MDKFFFNEVTDSSTDIDRLEVQSFEMNVYILKLTIGEKTGIVFDKDKDRPKRFNNAAEIRQAFSHCHVKEAVMTYDSPYEEMVGEPEKVDSEMSMPFSMTTDGKQ; encoded by the coding sequence ATGGATAAGTTTTTCTTTAACGAAGTGACCGATTCTTCTACCGATATTGATCGATTAGAAGTGCAGTCATTTGAAATGAATGTGTATATCCTCAAACTTACCATTGGTGAAAAGACCGGTATTGTGTTTGATAAGGATAAAGACCGCCCCAAGCGCTTCAATAACGCTGCAGAGATCCGTCAGGCCTTTTCCCATTGTCATGTTAAAGAAGCAGTGATGACCTACGATTCTCCCTATGAAGAGATGGTGGGGGAGCCTGAAAAAGTGGACTCTGAAATGAGCATGCCCTTTTCCATGACCACCGACGGAAAACAGTGA
- a CDS encoding D-2-hydroxyacid dehydrogenase has protein sequence MKGVILDFDTLKPDELSLAALQRLPVDWQIYPHTSNPQIKSRIAKANIVLTNKVILQKEVLEHSACRYIGVLATGTNNIDTQYCAAHSITVANVEGYGTGSVAQHALMLLLNLCTAFVAYHRDVQAGAWQQAKQFCLNDHPVQQLSGKHLVVVGTGQTGQAFSHACEALGMQVTACARPGSHNDPRPQLNELLPGADVVSLHCPLTAATDKLINRERLALMKSSALLINTARGDLIDEQALLEALQQHRIGGAGLDVLSQEPPGATHPLLQAPLDNLLITPHSAWLAVEARQCLLDIACGHIARFLDTTT, from the coding sequence ATGAAAGGCGTAATTCTTGACTTTGATACTCTTAAACCCGATGAGCTGAGCCTGGCGGCGCTCCAGCGCCTGCCGGTAGACTGGCAAATCTATCCGCATACCAGCAACCCACAAATTAAGTCACGGATCGCTAAAGCGAATATCGTGCTCACCAACAAAGTCATTTTGCAAAAAGAGGTACTTGAGCACAGTGCCTGCCGATATATTGGCGTGCTGGCCACCGGCACCAATAATATCGATACCCAATACTGTGCAGCGCACTCCATAACTGTGGCCAATGTCGAAGGATATGGCACTGGCTCGGTGGCCCAGCATGCACTGATGCTGCTGTTAAATCTTTGTACCGCGTTTGTGGCTTACCACCGCGATGTACAAGCCGGCGCATGGCAGCAGGCAAAACAGTTTTGTCTGAATGATCATCCGGTACAGCAGCTTAGTGGCAAACATCTGGTGGTCGTGGGCACCGGCCAAACCGGTCAGGCATTTAGCCATGCCTGCGAAGCGCTGGGCATGCAGGTCACTGCCTGTGCCCGCCCTGGCAGTCATAATGACCCCCGACCACAGCTAAACGAACTCTTACCCGGTGCCGATGTGGTAAGCCTGCATTGTCCGTTAACGGCGGCCACGGATAAGCTTATTAATCGTGAGCGCCTGGCGTTAATGAAATCTTCCGCGCTGCTCATCAATACAGCCCGGGGCGATTTAATTGATGAACAGGCGCTCCTTGAGGCTTTACAGCAACATCGTATTGGCGGAGCCGGACTTGATGTTTTATCGCAGGAGCCCCCTGGGGCCACTCATCCTTTGCTGCAAGCGCCCCTGGATAACCTGTTAATTACGCCTCATTCGGCATGGCTGGCAGTGGAAGCCAGACAATGCCTGCTGGATATCGCCTGCGGGCATATCGCCAGGTTTCTCGACACCACCACCTGA